The sequence TGGAATTACAAAAATATATTGATCATACTTTATTAAAACCTCAAGCAACTGAAGAGCAAATAATTAAGGTGTGTAGTGAAGCTAAAAAATACGGATTTGCTTCTGTATGTGTAAATCCATATTATACTTCATTAGTAAGAAAAGAACTTGAAGGAACAGATGTAAAAACTTGCGTAGTTATAGGTTTCCCATTAGGAGCTAATACAAAAGAAGTAAAGGCGTTTGAAACAAAACAGGCTATTGAAAATGGTGCGCAAGAAGTAGATATGGTAATAAATATAGGGGCTTTAAAAGATAAAAAATATGATGTAGTAAGAGATGATATTAAAGCAGTAGTTGATGCAGCTAAAGGAAAAGCATTAGTAAAAGTAATAATAGAAACTTGTCTTTTAACTGATGAAGAAAAGATTAAAGCATGTGAGATTGCTAAAGAAGCTGGTGCAGATTTTGTAAAGACTTCAACTGGATTTTCTACAGGTGGAGCAACAGTTGAAGATGTAAAATTAATGAGAAAAACTGTAGGACCTGATATGGGAGTAAAAGCTTCAGGAGGAGTAAGAAGCAAAGAAGATGCTGAGGCTGTTATTAATGCAGGTGCAAATAGGATAGGAGCTAGTGCTTCTGTAGCTATTGTTGAAGGAATTAAAACAGCAAATAAGGGGTATTAAAATAATAAAGGCATCTTACAAGGATATATGAAATTTGATAAATATTTAAATGTTTTTTATAGGAAAACTTGTAAGATGCTTTGTTCAAATAAGTAAAATTTTAGCACAGGGGAAAACATTTTCTGGATAGTAATTCAAATTATATTAAATCAGGAGGCAGATATGAATAAAAAATTGCTGGTTAAAAAGGCTCTTGAGGCAAAGGAAAATGCTTATGCACCTTATTCTGGTTTTAAAGTAGGGGCTGCAGTTTTAACAGAGAGTGGAAAGATATATACGGGTTGTAATATAGAAAATGCATCATATACGCCAACTATTTGTGCTGAAAGGACTGCTATATCAAAAGCAGTATCAGAAGGAGAAAGAAAAATAGTAGCTATAGCAGTTACTGGAGATTCTGAATGGACTTATCCTTGTGGCGTTTGTAGACAAGTAATAAGAGAATTTGGTGAAGATGTAACAGTAATAGTTGTAAAATCAGAAGATGAATACAGAGAATATTCCTTAAAAGAACTATTACCTTTTAGTTTTGGTCCTGAAAATTTAAAATAAATTAGGAATAATGAGGTGAATAATATGAGAATGTACGATTTGATAATGAAAAAGAGAAATGGTGAGGAATTGACAACTGAGGAAATTAATTTTTTCGTTGAAGGTTATACAAAAGGTGAAATTCCAGATTATCAGGTTTCTGCTCTTATGATGGCAATATATTTTCAAAAGATGAATAAGAGGGAAACAGCAGATTTAACAATGGCTATGGTGAAAAGTGGAGAAGTGGTTGACCTTTCAGGGATTGAAGGTATAAAAGTTGACAAACACAGTACAGGTGGTGTAGGAGATACAACGACTTTAATTCTTGGACCTATCGTTGCAGCTGCAGGAGTACCTGTAGCAAAGATGTCAGGTAGAGGTCTTGGTCATACTGGTGGTACAATAGATAAATTAGAATCATTTAAAGGTTTTTCAGTAGATATGCCTATTGAAAAATTTATTGAAAATGTGAATGATATAAAAATTGCAATAGGAGGACAGACAGCTAATTTAGCTCCGGCAGATAAAAAATTATATGCACTGAGAGATGTTACTGCAACAGTAGATAATATATCTTTAATTGCTAGTAGTATAATGAGCAAAAAAATTGCTTCGGGGGCAGATGCTATCGTATTAGATGTTAAGACGGGTAGTGGAGCATTTATGAAGAATGAAGAAAGTTCCTTTGAACTTGCTAAGGAAATGGTTGATATAGGAACTAATGTTGGAAGAAAAACAGTAGCTATAATAACTGATATGGATCAGCCGTTAGGTTATGCTGTTGGGAATATATTAGAAGTTAAAGAGGCTATAGAAACTCTAAAGGGAAATGGACCTTCCGATTTAACAGAACTTTGTTTGACATTAGGTTCATATATGCTTCTTTTAAGTGAGAAAGTTACGGATTTAGATGAAGCTAGAAGAATTTTAAAAGATATTATAAGATCAGGTAAGGGTATTGAAAAATTAAAAGAGCTTGTTGAGGCACAGGGTGGAGACCCAGCTTTTGTTGATAATCCGTCATTATTTGAAAAAGCAAGTATTATTGAACCTATTATTGCTTCAAAAGAAGGATATATAAAAGGAATAAAGGCTGATGATATAGGAAGGGCAGCTCTTGTCTTAGGAGCAGGACGTGAGACTAAGGAAAGTGAAATAGATTTATCAGTAGGAGTTGTTCTTCACAAAAAAATAGGAGATTATGTAAAGAAAGGTGAAGCTATTGCAACTATTCATGCTAATGATGATGAAAAGAAAAAAGTGGCTACTAAAATGATTTTGGAAGCATATGAGATAGTAAATGAAAAAGTTGAAAGAAAACCATTGATAAAAGGAATTGTTACTGAAAAAGGAATAGAAAAATTTTAAATAAAGTTTATGCAGTCGTAAATGTAAAGAGTAAAGATAGTTTTGCATTTTAGAAATTTTATTTAAATGAAAAATTATTTACTATAAAAAATTATCCTATAGAGTAGATATAAAAAAGTCTACTTTATAGGATATTTTTATGTTGTTGATGGCATGAAAATTTTATTAAAAATTTGTAAATATGAATTTAAACAAATTAAAGTTAATAATGTGAATTTACAAAAAAATTTTAAATGTAAAAAAATAGAAGCTTTTAAAATTTGCATAAATTATGTATAATAATTTGAAGGGTATATAATTTCAGTTTCCCGGGAAATATAAAATATTTAATAAGCTGTTTTTATAAGAAATAATAATAAGTTGGGGTGACATGAGTGTACATAGGAGTAGATTTAGGTGGGACAAATATTGCAGTTGGTATAGTAAGCAGAGATGGAAGTTTGAAGTATGATAAATCTATACCAACTAAAAGAGAAAGAAAGCCAGATGAGATTATAAGAGATATTATAAATGTAATTAATGAAATAATTAAAGAATATGGAGTTGAAAGAGAAACTATTAAAGCAATAGGTATAGGTATACCGGGTATAGCAGATAAAAAAGGAAATGTAATTCAGTGTGTAAATTTAAATTGGACTGATATACCACTTAAAACACCTATGGAAAAGGAATTAGGCATTCCAGTATTTATTGATAATGATGCTACTTTGGCAGGACTTGCAGAGTATGAAATAGGTGTTATGAAAGGTAAGGAAAGTGGAGTATTTATAACTCTTGGAACAGGTGTTGGCGGAGGAATTATCATAAATGGAAAAATTCATACTGGATTTAATAATGTAGGTTCTGAGATAGGACATATGATTGTTGGAGAAAATTATTATGATTGTAATTGTGGTAGAAATGGATGTTTAGAAACTTTTGCTTCGGCAACAGCACTCATAAATTATACGAGAAAGTTGATAGAAGAAGGAAATAGTGAAACAATAATAAATGAAAAAATAAATGGAGATTTAAACAAATTAAATGGCAAAATAATTATTAATGCTGCTAAAGAAGGCGATAAGTTAGCTAATAAGGCAGTAGACAGATTAGTTAAGTATCTAGCAATAGGTATCATGAATATTACAAGTGTTATCGATCCTGAAATATTTGCAATAGGTGGAGGACTTTCAAGAGCAGGAGATTTTCTTTTAGATAAAATAAGAAATGAAGTTTCAAAAAATAAATATTTTAAGGCTTTACCAGTTGGAAAAGTGGTTTTGGCAAAATTAGGAAGTGAAGCGGGTATTATTGGAGCAGCAATGCTTGG comes from Caminicella sporogenes DSM 14501 and encodes:
- the deoC gene encoding deoxyribose-phosphate aldolase, which translates into the protein MELQKYIDHTLLKPQATEEQIIKVCSEAKKYGFASVCVNPYYTSLVRKELEGTDVKTCVVIGFPLGANTKEVKAFETKQAIENGAQEVDMVINIGALKDKKYDVVRDDIKAVVDAAKGKALVKVIIETCLLTDEEKIKACEIAKEAGADFVKTSTGFSTGGATVEDVKLMRKTVGPDMGVKASGGVRSKEDAEAVINAGANRIGASASVAIVEGIKTANKGY
- a CDS encoding cytidine deaminase; protein product: MNKKLLVKKALEAKENAYAPYSGFKVGAAVLTESGKIYTGCNIENASYTPTICAERTAISKAVSEGERKIVAIAVTGDSEWTYPCGVCRQVIREFGEDVTVIVVKSEDEYREYSLKELLPFSFGPENLK
- a CDS encoding pyrimidine-nucleoside phosphorylase, whose translation is MRMYDLIMKKRNGEELTTEEINFFVEGYTKGEIPDYQVSALMMAIYFQKMNKRETADLTMAMVKSGEVVDLSGIEGIKVDKHSTGGVGDTTTLILGPIVAAAGVPVAKMSGRGLGHTGGTIDKLESFKGFSVDMPIEKFIENVNDIKIAIGGQTANLAPADKKLYALRDVTATVDNISLIASSIMSKKIASGADAIVLDVKTGSGAFMKNEESSFELAKEMVDIGTNVGRKTVAIITDMDQPLGYAVGNILEVKEAIETLKGNGPSDLTELCLTLGSYMLLLSEKVTDLDEARRILKDIIRSGKGIEKLKELVEAQGGDPAFVDNPSLFEKASIIEPIIASKEGYIKGIKADDIGRAALVLGAGRETKESEIDLSVGVVLHKKIGDYVKKGEAIATIHANDDEKKKVATKMILEAYEIVNEKVERKPLIKGIVTEKGIEKF
- a CDS encoding ROK family protein → MYIGVDLGGTNIAVGIVSRDGSLKYDKSIPTKRERKPDEIIRDIINVINEIIKEYGVERETIKAIGIGIPGIADKKGNVIQCVNLNWTDIPLKTPMEKELGIPVFIDNDATLAGLAEYEIGVMKGKESGVFITLGTGVGGGIIINGKIHTGFNNVGSEIGHMIVGENYYDCNCGRNGCLETFASATALINYTRKLIEEGNSETIINEKINGDLNKLNGKIIINAAKEGDKLANKAVDRLVKYLAIGIMNITSVIDPEIFAIGGGLSRAGDFLLDKIRNEVSKNKYFKALPVGKVVLAKLGSEAGIIGAAMLGKSNVK